Sequence from the Cydia strobilella chromosome 14, ilCydStro3.1, whole genome shotgun sequence genome:
CAATATACTGTTAGTTTTACCTCCACCGTTATCTGACCCCTAGTACATgttttgtaaaaatatcatTAACCTCGCATCTATTCATTTGATACTTGATAGAAAAAACTGCTGCTTACCTGTCCAGAATGTTTATGTTTCCAAGCCTGACCTAATTTTTTATGCATTATGGGATTGGTCCATAGTCTTTCAGTCAGTATGACCAGGGGGGCTAACTAAGataacaatcgttgatagaaaacctTAATCGAAACATAAGTAATGTATGAAACGTGACTTTTTGGAGcctctgtcatcccgatatttttttttgtttggcttttgtcgatgtacgatttgGCTAGGAAAGTCTGGAGGAAATACCATGTATCTAAATTCTAAAACAAACGCCTATGTGCTAGGGGGTCCTTTGACCCTTCTGTCACTATACCaccgatttgtttttttattcctaaAGGATAgtatgtttagttttagttatgtATAGGTTATATCTACTCATTATGTATAGAAAGGTGAAATAATGtttaattcttaaaaaaataatgcaataggTAATTATGTCAGCCTAATATGGCAATGGAAACCGAAGCCaaatcaaaattttataaaaattgaCAATTAAATATCATCAGCAACTCTGTTTGGCTGGCCAAACATAGAAACACAACTGCCTGGTATATTATctaattataatagtttttacagcTTTCACAAAGCTTGCCCGCTCAAAATGTTCTGCAAAAGAGAATGCTAACCTAATCCCAAATATCGTATAAATGGGgatggcaactgtcaaaggtttttataGATGGCGCCGGCATAGGTTATACCTGTCTCTTCTCTAGTTTTCTGAGATTTGGCCAGGCCATTAAAATGAATTTAACACTATGTGTAGGATTGGCAGGTAAATCcaatgctggcgccatctgtaaaatctTCGACCCGCCAACCCCATTCAGATTCATGATTGTGTTGAAACGTTTTCTTTAACATGTTCagtgccagcgcgagctacgcgcttcGAGCGTAGCCAATAACATGGGAAAAATGTATGTAGCGAAAAACGGCTAAGACCAGAGAATCCGCCTGGCGGGTCGCTGGcaggtcgctggcagtgaatgtgttgaGATTTAAGGCCTGCGCAAACCGGCGGAGCAACAACTAACAATCCTCCGTGATGCTCCGGGGTCGGTCTCAGGCTATTCAAAAGTATACCTTAAGGTAATTGAAATAGGGAAGAATTTACATTGATAAATTAAAGTGATCAACACTGCGTTCTGCCGGTTTGCGCAGGCCTTTATGATCTTTCTGGGTACCGCTAAGTTATCTACAGATCATATGAGCACTTCTACTAATAActatattaaaaagtaaaaacaatagttattGTATGGCTGTCTATTTTACTAGCGCTCTCTAGCGAAAGATGGCTGTACTaaaaattgtacctatattttaaacttGAATGCTATGCGTCAGCGTCATTATATACGAGATCACGAGCGCAACCGTGCTAATACAAACCTTAATTGAAAGTGAAGGTTTGACATCGTGCGCTATTAGTTCTTGGCGCTGTGCGAACAACTACTTATTGGCGTTAAAAAGTATACTCCAGTTGATGTTTAGTTTCGGTTTAAAATTAATtcagaattattttaaaatagtatAGTTTTACATTATgacgtatttaataattataaaataattactcaatTATTTATAGAATTTCAGTAACTGAAAATGATTTTATTGACATGCATTGTTAATGAATATTGAGATTTAGCCTGTATCTTTTAAGTTGTTAGTTCATTACTTGAAGTAATGAGAGAACGGATTTTTGTTTCATTATGCTAAAGTGTATAAGCTCAATAAACCTGTTAAAATAAatctggttttatttatttaacacaaaagctgtcactcggacgtcaccgaagtgtcaaaactgaaattgaactttatgcatatgcacgtaggtctatgttgctctgtggtctttgaccgattaatccgtctttggcgttggacctgcggtgccgatatatccgacatgggcgtccaaaaggttaacatAGATACAAGCGCAGCGTTTAATTTTACAATGACTATTTCGAGCATAGTGAGAGATTCGAAGAAGCACTAAGTGGGCACATCAGGCCCATGACATTTTACATCCATGTATGAGACGTCAGTTCTTTACAGggatcatcaattcatcatcatcCTTTTAGCGTTGTCGCAGTATTTTGTAACGGCTCATCTGGGGTCCGCTCGGTCACCCAATCTCAAGAATTGACATAGGTACAGGTACtagttttacgaaagcgactgttaTTTGACCTTCTAATCCAGAGGGGAAACGAGACTTcattgggattagtccagtttcctcacTACATTACAGGGATATATATAGGCTTGTTATCAATGAAACTTtcagtataaatatatatttcaattCTCTTCTTTATTCAATATACTATACATGGGTTTATACAACACAATCGCTATagtaatgtattaaaaaaagaacGTCAAATACTAATTATACAACTCACTAGGTATGCtgttttcaaatataaactaaacttgGAAGTAGTTATTATGCACTCCAAATTTAATGTTTTCGAGTATTGACTGTGTACGTATCccccaaacggagtagccattaacaggcgtttccCTAGCtctgtttggttatatcctccaagtatGCCCCTATAGTTGACAATGTTAACttcttagggccagttgcaccaaaccgtctgtcaccgttttaccgttcgcaaaattttattgtatagaaagtttcatagttctggTGGAACTGGCCCTTAGTCTCTCATCATTTTatcaattataataatatcaatTTGATTTTTCTCCGTCTAGAGCTAGAGTAatagtcaaaataataaattataccgTACATTTAGTGGCGTAACGTAACCGTATCAATTGGATAATTCATCTTATGCCCTCCCTTTTTTCTGTGGAAAATATTAAGACTTCCCTACCATATAGTTTCCCCACAGTCCTACAATAACCTCAGTCGAGGCAAGAGTCTCAAGCCATTTTAGGTCACAACCAAATAAATTTAGGCTACATTGGTGGCAAGGCAAACAAGCGCAAGGTCCGCCCtgatatttgataaataaaCATTCTTGAAAACAACACTGATAATAATAACTTGAGCAAAGAGTACACAAATCAGATCTAAAACTACTCAAATTGTGGCACCGCGATggcttataatttataatacttaattcagGCAAAACATTGCCACATGATAACAGCGAGTAAACAAACTGGTTTCTTATCTCACTACTGTCCTGGATGTTTGCATTAATTTGTAGCAATGTATGAACATATGCTCCATTTATAAACCTTTTATATATCAAATAACTTAGCATTTCGCTTATTTCATTTCCTTcttaaacaaacgaaattcattCTAATTTACTATACAAcaaagttcaaattaaaaataggaaatatTTGTATGTGTGTTGACGACGATATTCATATTGGTTACGCGAACGCAGACAAATCAAGCGAATTCAGATTGTATCGCAAACTTCGAAGTTATTGGATAGCCATCTCTATCATTCTAATAACAGCATTCACCCAATAGCCTAGTAAATTTTAGATCAATAGTTGTTACACCTctgcgggtgctgcctctgcatGCGTCCCatcacgggcaagggcagcatccacTCGGTGTACTGCTTACatctcattaaagtgtcaaaagacGTAGACAAGGGGTGAGTGCTCAAACCCGATAACTCGAGCGAAAGGTTTTGTGAAATTAGAACTATATGTAACATACGTAGAGTTCTTATTTGAATGAAAAACTATCTCGACAGCGGGTTTGACCGCTCAGCCCTCGCGTTTATGTGTTGGCTTTAGCTCAGCGCCCGCTTTCCAAATGTCTGGAACACTATActattgttccgtgatgggtaaAGTCAAGAGTAATAGAGATGAACATACATATACAATCTTAGAATTTCgaagttttaatttaagtacctCCCATGGTAACTTGAACTTTAAGTCTGTCTATTTTCACTAAATTGAAATAACTTTACAATTGACTATTTGTATAGCTTGTTATATCGTTATTGATACATTGACTTGGCATTCTTGTTGACACATTATACAGGTGACGATGCAAATGGAAACATGACATGAGTTAGGAAATTCTTCacttagttattttttatccacATTTTTTGTAAGAAAGGTGTGCACAGTGCATTCTCATTCATATATTGTTCCTTGTTTTTACAGTTTCATTCTCCTATTTCATGATCCATTTGGTTTATTAACCCTGTATAAGGCGAATATACCCACATATATAAAAAACCAATTGATTTTattgtaatgatgtgatatatttttagaatcccctcaaaaagccctttcatatgataccacacacgataggttttgaaaaaaaaaatttttttttccatacaaaaaaaaaatatttaccacagcccccccccccgccccgaaaattttttttaggaactgcgcgtcaaaaattttgttttgatctctagtatgcgtgtgccaaacggctaacctgtacatcgatttgcggtttttctttgtaatgGGGGTCGAGCAGCTTCAGCTTGAGATTAATTTCAAAAGGTATTAACTGCTATACAGATTCATTGTATATTCGACTTTCTTTGACACATATGATATGAACACAAGATTGGTTTCCTGTTCATGTTAATGCCTCCATGTTCAATTTTCTCCTTGCACTATCCCACAACCATATACAAAATCATCAgaaaataatagtttaataaCATATTGTTGACTTCACTATTGAATACAAcagtatatttaaatataaaaaaaatatttccttatTTCTTTTTGATGTTTGTACCTATGCATAGTTAAAGCTAATATCAGGTCAGGTGTACTTTTCGGCTAAGATTTGTGTAGTGAAAAAAGATTACCAGATATTAGCATAActataaaattacttttaatcAAAGTTAGTTTAGGGTATATGGTACCTTATTCAAAATAATAACAGGTACAATTTTGCAATATTTtgggtaacaaaaaaaatacttgtttaCCCAATGTGATTTGAAATGATTGCATGaattctttataaaaaaaaccatttcatAATAGTTATTACACTTGTGTGTATTATGGCCTGCgttggcagcatggttgcatttttatcgcctgtcactatgcctgtcactttcacacttccatacttgttagaacgtgacaggcatggtaacagacgataaaaatgcgaccttGCTCAGTCCCCTGGTTTACTAACCAGATACATAAGCCTAGCTCTTTCCCTCATGTGTAGGCCagcatttaacaaaattaatacatattatataaaacaTGGAAACTTACCAATTACTCGGCAACAATAACCCTTCTAAATGGTAATTACTTCATATGATTAACAATAGATAACTAAATATAGAAAAATGAGTAGTAAATGCATAAATTAACTATTGTAATATCATATATGATAAAATGTCATGTATATAATTGCACTGGGAGTGTAGTTTTGTTCATACAAATAGTATAAGTagctaaaaatatcataaatcaTACTAATTAcggtataaaattaatttgtgaGAACAATTTTATCGGAATTTAACACAATTTGGCTATGTTTTTCCTTATCAGTCAAGATGTAACAATCATCATTATTGCCCTGTCAATTAATccttacaataaaacaaacttatttACATCTGTGGATCAAAACCTTGATCATCATTTAGCACATTTGTGTCATCAATGTCTTCCTTGGCATCATTGTCAAGGATAGGCTCATTAAGCGGTTCGTGAGCATTCAAAGCAGGGCTTAACTTAGGAGGCTGGGCGGCAGGAGTAACTTTAGATGACACTATGTTTGCTGCTGGCTTTGTAGCCATAGAAGCTAAAGTTGCCTTTAAATTTTCTACCTGCTTCTCCAAATCTTCtatcttcttttttctatcaGCTAATTGATCCGTTAAAGTGACTTTTTCTAATCTCAAAGTCTGGATCACACCTTCTTTGCTCAGCTGCAGATTTTTTAAAGACTCCCGCTCCGCGACACATAGCTGCTCGTCCATTTTCGTTCTATTAACTTTAAGTTCAGTTTCTGTTAATCTATGTTTATAGTCTTTAATGTCGTCAATCAGCTTCCCTTTTTCTTTGTCGAGATCATCGAGTTTTGAAACGTAACCGTCTTTTTGTTCAAGAAGCCGCAGGGACTCTTCCATACATGAGGTCTGTTGTTTAGAGCATTCTTGAAGTTGTACGCTCATTTCAGCTACTCTGTTTCGCAACACGGTGAGCATACTTCCACTATTTAATAGTGAAAGGACCAGCAGAATGCACACGGCGAACATCAAATACATGGGCCAGCGACGCATGTTTTCTATACCCATATTATTTCACCTATCTTAAAAGTAACTATCACACTTATCTCCACTCAGCCACTCACAgtatcttaaataaaaatattaaatattcaatttatttatataccatcaaaaataaaaacgcaAGATTAGCCAATGACAATGATTGACGATTGACATTGGCCTGACTTTGACTTTACGTTATGCTTGTTGATAAAGgttgttatattaaatttaaacttgatTTAAACAATAACCCACTAGACTGAATATTTATAACCAGTGTGTGaacgccatacgataaataaataattagacttAGAACATTCATTTCataaatgtattaattttttaaacataaaaatctTATATTTGATAACAACCTTACCTTGCTCAAATATGCTAAAAAACCTAGTAAGTGCTAGTAAGCAATTGAAATGCTTCTTCTTCGTAACGTTCTCTGTAAACGCAATTCTTCGTAATCATAGACAAAAAtcatttacttttaaataaagaTGTTTATTGATGGTACGTCTGTCATTATTACATTTGAAATTGATGCTGGTATCACCTAATTTGGTCACGTGACCCACTTATCATCTTTCCGAAAGCCCATAGACAATCCTTCATCGACTTCTTTGGTTTATAGCCACGAGGTTTTTAGctatatttcaatttattagtgaaataataaaaatacgctTCGTTTTCTTTGAACAAAATGCCACCCAGTAATCCTTTGCCGCCCAAAGAAAATGCGCTATTCAAAAGAATTTTGGTAAGTGCAATTGTAAACATATATTTTGGTTCAGTATAGCTTGTCATCCTCGGCGATTATattgaattataaaataaagcatATCTTTTGAATGACAACTCACGGCTCATGCAATTGTATGACACTATTATTTACTAAGGCTACCATCTGTTCCTATAAAAAATGTTtagtatcattatttatatcataTATAACTGGCCTTGCATCTTCGGTGTGCCTgtatctaataataaataaggttAAATAATATCTAATTAAAGCTAATTTTTTCCAGCGTTGCTATgaacataaacaatataaaaatggtTTGAAATTTGCCAAGCAAATCCTCTCCAATCCAAAATTCGCAGAACATGGAGGTGAGTGtttttttactaataatttATGTGTAAATAAGTGTTCCTAATGgtgtttaaatattgttttctgttataaataaaaaatctgactaACTTTCCATATTTTTGGTGGATATCTATTTTagtctagtagtagtagtagtaggggATTTTAGTGAttcatgtttgttttttttttcagagacCCTGGCAATGAAAGGATTGACTCTAAACTGCCTGGGACGCAAAGAAGAAGCGTACGAATATGTGCGCCGAGGCCTTCGCAATGATCTCAAGTCCCCAGTGTGTTGGCATGTCTACGGCCTCCTGCAGCGGTCTGATAAGAAATATGATGAGGCAATCAAATGTTACCGGAATGCTCTTAAATGGGAAAAGGAGAATATACAGATTCTTCGGGATTTATCCCTTCTCCAGATCCAGATGAGAGATTTAGAAGGATAcaaggtattattattttgttatctaCTCATAATAACGAATGCAATGCTATCTGAAAGTGTGAGTTGAGATAATATTTGTTACTAGAACAATTCATGCAACATGACAGTGAACTCAGTTGCATAGTAGAATTTATTTATCTCCTACTTATTGATTCATGTGAGACAAGGCTTTAAAACATAGTTGTTTTGTTATCCGAGTTAAAAGACACATTAATGTGGCTTAGCCATTGTGTATCGGAAGCCTAACTATAGCGTCTGAGATGTGTGACAATTTTTATGGATCATTAGCCTCTTCATGGGGTACTCATCAATTTTGctatgttttttctgctttgCTATCGTGGTTTGCCACACTGGTCATTATACTTTGTATATGAATTGACTCATTTCAGCCCAAAGtacttgttagggttccgtacccaaagggtaaaaatgggaccctattactaagactctgctgtccttaaatcattttacggtttagactcacttgttttagtcactcgcgcgacatgtttcggagagcctatgtcgcgcgagtgactaaaacaagtgagtctaaaccgtaaaatgatttaatgttagtatgtctcacaacagtttaaactccgctgtccgtctgtctgtctgccaccaggctgtatctcatgaaccgtgataggtagacagttgaaattttcacagatgatgtatttctgttgctgctataacaacaaatactaaaaagtacggaaccctcggtgcgcgagtccgactcgcacttggccagtttattTTTCGAATAGTTAACAGTACTTTACATACTAATTCTCtcttaatatattattacttgTGTTGGAATAATCTAGCAATCATATGATGGTTATATTATACACTAGCGTCTAGCTGTGACTTTGTCTGcatgaaatgatgatgatgattgataaaaactatcctatgtccattTCTGGGCgttaaactatctccataccaaattttatctcaatcggttcagtggtttaagcatgaaaagataacagacagacagacaattatttaggtaatattagtaggtaggttagtagtttatttcagtttatttcaatattagtagggagtgaaaattcataaaatatattttgttgttgTCCTACGGCACCCCAGACGTGCAAAGGGCCTTCGGAAGCTCGTGCCACGCCTTTCTATCTTCAGCGGCCCTTCAggcctcgctccagctcaacTTTTGTATGCCATGCaactttcaaatttttatttaaaaaaaatcaggaCACCCGGTACCAGCTGTTCATGCTCCGACCAACACAGAGGGCTTCCTGGATAGGCTTCGCGATGAGCTATCACCTACTCGGAGACTACGAAATGGCCAACAGCATTCTCGATGCCTTCCGTACAAACCAAATGAAAGGACCGTATGACTATGAACATTCAGAACTGCTTTTGTACCAAAACATGGTTCTTGCGGAGTCCGGACAGTTTGACAGGGCACTGTCACATTTACACAAGTTCCAGACGCAGATACTTGATAaattatcagtgaaagaaactAGTGGGGAATATTATTTGAAGTTGAAGaggtttgtaattttttttgtctatCCATCTATGCCTATCCATATATACCTTATTTTAGTTCATTTTGTAGGTTGGTAGGTttttaaatacagataaaacCCTTAGACATGCAATACGTAGCACTAACAAATTAGCATAACAATGC
This genomic interval carries:
- the LOC134747225 gene encoding uncharacterized protein LOC134747225, with product MGIENMRRWPMYLMFAVCILLVLSLLNSGSMLTVLRNRVAEMSVQLQECSKQQTSCMEESLRLLEQKDGYVSKLDDLDKEKGKLIDDIKDYKHRLTETELKVNRTKMDEQLCVAERESLKNLQLSKEGVIQTLRLEKVTLTDQLADRKKKIEDLEKQVENLKATLASMATKPAANIVSSKVTPAAQPPKLSPALNAHEPLNEPILDNDAKEDIDDTNVLNDDQGFDPQM